A part of Biomphalaria glabrata chromosome 3, xgBioGlab47.1, whole genome shotgun sequence genomic DNA contains:
- the LOC106057119 gene encoding dynein light chain Tctex-type 5-like has product MSKAGSLAERKLESSMDHSNSAKFRAGRLRLKMRMLSHLATSTIASQPSYVAYENTYKMVSDEGKQFSVKKAEEVILGVFGHYLTGKTYDPKVFPRLSKNLTELIRDRVKALGIERYKLLTTVTLLENKSQGVQLASRALWNQQLDTFASASFQGPNYFAVGTVYAIYHD; this is encoded by the exons ATGTCCAAAGCCGGATCTTTAGCTGAAAGAAAGCTAGAGTCCAGTATGGACCACTCCAATTCTGCCAAATTTCGAGCTGGTCGCTTACGTCTAAAGATGCGCATGCTCTCACACTTAGCCACTTCCACGATTGCCAGTCAGCCTTCCTATGTGGCCTATGAGAACACATACAAAATGGTGTCAGACGAAGGGAAACAATTCTCCGTCAAGAAAGCTGAAGAG GTCATACTTGGTGTGTTTGGGCATTACTTGACTGGGAAAACTTACGATCCTAAAGTATTTCCAAGACTGAGTAAGAATCTAACAGAACTTATTAGAGACAGAGTGAAAGCTTTGGGCATAGAACG ATACAAGCTTTTGACAACTGTTACTTTATTGGAGAACAAATCACAGGGAGTACAACTGGCAAGTCGTGCGCTGTGGAATCAACAACTGGACACTTTTGCGTCTGCCTCCTTTCAAGGACCAAATTATTTTGCTGTTGGCACTGTGTACGCCATCTACCATGAttaa